In Mesorhizobium sp. CAU 1732, the genomic window GACCCCGTTCCGCCGCATGGCTCCGACCCAGCGAGCAGCGAGTTCCATGTCGTGACGGCTATGCGCCGTCACGACCATTCCTCGCTGGCTGAACATGATGTTGTAGTTGATCTCGCGGGCGAGCTGCTCGTACAGCCGAAGAGAAAAGTCGTAGAGCTCGGCGCTTTCGCGGTAGTAGTAATTCGAGCGGATCACCGTGGTGTTTCGCCCCGAATTACCCCCGCCTATCCAGCCTTTTTCGATCACTGCGACGTTGGTGATGCCGTGGTTCTTGGCGAGATAATATGCGGTGGCCAGGCCGTGGCCCCCGCCTCCGATCAAGATGACATCATACCTGGACTTGGGTGCGGCCGAGCGCCAGACCGGCGCCCACCCGCGGTGCCCTCGAAGCCCCTGCAGAACCAAGTTCAGGCCAGAATAACGGATCATACCCGTGCGCTTCGTCCGCGAATGAAACTACGATAGTCCCTAACATACAGTACAGAACTGTATTGGCAATGCGAAAAACATCGTGGTCGCTACGACTGCCAAGATGTCCGGATGAGCGCAAAGGCGGCCGCGGGCGACGCAGCGAACCCTGACGGTGCCGTAGCTAATTTGACCTCTGCCCTGAAGCTCCGTGGCGACGTCGAATGTGCGCCGCTCGCCAATGTGGGCGCATCTCACAGAAGCTGTAGAGCTTTTTGCAGATCACCGCGGCTGCCCATCAGAATCTCAAGGTAATAGGGCAAAAGTTCACGGCGCCGCGCTTTGGATTCGTGAACATCAAGCGCGTAATATCCGATCTGATGGTAATAGGTGACCCTTGCTCGTACCATGGCTTCCGTTCCCTCGTAGCCCATGTCTTGGAAGACCTTTTCCAACTGGCTCATTCGGAACGCGTCGATCGACATTATCCTCTTGGTAACCGACGGGGAACTCCGAGCCCAGTCGCGGACCGCGGCGTCAAAGGCTGGATCGAAATCGTTTTCGTCCAGCCAGATACGAACCATATCAGCGAACTTCTGGACGGCGTCTACATCGGTGCGCTGCGCCACTTCCTCGAATGGCTTGGTGTTCTGCGACTCCCAAAGTTCGAGAAGCGCGCCAAGCAACTCGGCACGACTTTTGAAGTGCCAATAGAAGCTGCCCCGCGTGATCTTCAGCCGATTTGAAATGAGGTCGACTTTCACTGCGTGCACGCCGCCGCTGATGAGTGCGTCTCGAGCCGCCATGATCCAATCGGTTCGCGAGAGACGCTCGGGTGTACGATGCTCCCCACCGGACATTCGCTTTGCAGCGACTTTATTCAACGCCGTTCTCCATCTGGCCGGTCCACCGCCAAATCACCCGCCTGAACGATCGAGCAAAATTATCTGAAGGCAATTACGATTCACGCGAAATACGTGCTTTTACAATTATGCCGCCTCTTGTCGACAAAGGGCACGGCGCCTGGATTGTCATCGCAGACTTGTATTATCTTGCCGGTCTCGGCCCTTGTCGGCTTCATGTCTCGCTCTGCGGGATTCGAAGATCAATCAATCGATTTCGATGAAGCAGCAAAATACCGAAGTGCAGGAAGCCATATTCTGCGCATCTTTTTTCGCGGCGTAAACCCCATCGCCGACATTGACGCTGTGGCGCCAGAAGCAAAGGCAGCCGGTGTTATGCGGAGGCGTGCCCGCACCACTCTGACATCTCAAGCTACGCCGCGCTCGTAGCCGGCGCCGATTGAACGATCCCTATCTGTTGCCCAAATGGGTGCCTGCGTCGGGCGGCGTTTCCAGGGGCTGGACGTCCGGGTTGGATGACGCAATGGACCGTATCGTTGCCGCAGTCGCCCATCGTCTTCCTGTCAAAGCGTGCGTTGACACACCCAAACAATACAGTAATGTATGGTAGATGCCGGCTTGCATCCTCTAAGGGGAAAGATACGGAAATGAAAACCTTATCCATTCTCGCCGCCGCCGTTTTGCTGGCTGGCGCAGCATCCGCTCAATCTCAGGAACTCGTTGTCGGCAGCCAGGGCGATCCGTCGCTCGACCCGCATTACATGTATATCGGCACCAACGTGGCCTTCTGGAGGCACACCTACGGCAGCCTGACGATGCATGACGAGGAGGGGCACGCAGGACCAAGTCTGGCTGAATCCTATGAATTGATTGACGATCATACTTGGGAGTTCCGGCTTCGGGACGATGTGAAGCTCGAAGACGGCTCGATGCTGTCCGCCGCCGACGTCGTCTACTCGCTCAATCGCGTGAAGTCGCTCCCCGGCAACCCGAGCCCCTACACGGTTCGCCTCGAGTCCATCACGGATTTCGAGGCGGTAGATCCCTTGACCGTGCGCATAACGACCGACACCCCGAACCCGTACGTTCCCGACAATCTCAGTCAGGTTGCCATTTTGCCGCAGAAGGCAACCGAAGGTAAATCGACCGGCGACTTCACGTCGGAAGGTGGAATTGGCGAGTATGGCCCCTATCGGGTCAGCAGCTTTTCCCCCGGCGACCGCCTCGTGCTCGAGCGCAACGAAGATTATTGGGGTGAGCAGCCCTATTGGGAGCGCGTCACGTTTCGCATCATGCCGAATGATGCCTCGCGCGTCGCTGCATTGCTTGCCGGTGACGTCGACCTGATCGATTTTGTGCCGCCGAGCGACGTCAAAAGATTGCGCGAGAATACCGACATTACCGTGCATGACGGCCCCAGCACCCGCATGATGGTCCTGCTGTTGAACTTCCTCGATGGGCAGGTCGGAGGCATCACCGGCGCGGATGGAAGGCCGATTGATCAGAATCCTCTGAGGGACCTGCGTGTTCGGCAGGCTCTGTCGAAGGCGATCGACAGGAACGCGCTCGTCGAACGCATCATGGACGGCGCGGCTGACGCCGCGACCCAGATCGCGATGCCTGGCATGGAGGGCTACGATCCCGACCGGGAGGCAGAGGTCGCAGATACGCAGGGCGCCAGGGCGTTGCTTGCCGAGGCCGGCTATCCGGACGGCTTTGGTATCAGCGTTGCATGCTCCAACAATCGCTATCCAAACGATGCCCGTGTCTGTCAGGCCGTGGGGCAGATGCTGGCTCGTGCCGGACTCCAGCCTAAGGTCGAGACGCAGCCCATGAGCGTTATGATGACGGCAATGCAAGGTGACGACTTCGCCATAGGCATGCTCGGTCTCGGCGCCCAGGGAACGCGTCCCCAGACCCTGGGGCACATCGTGCATTCGGTCGACCGTGAGGCCGGTCGCGGCGGCTACAATTTCGGCGACTACTCGAACCCTGAACTGGATAAGATCATCGACGATGCCGTCGTGACCCTCGACCGGGATTCGCGGGACGAACTCATGCGCGACGCCGTCAATCGCACTGCGGAAGAGGTTGTGGTTATCCCGCTGTACTTCCAGAGGGTGCTGACGGCGAGCCGATCGAAGCTGACATATACGACGGATCCGATGGAAGAGACCCTCACCTGGCGCGCGAAACCCGCATCTGAATGAGGTGCCGGAAGCTCGCACCGCCGCGCGGCGATCTCGCGGCGGTGCAGCCATACGGCACTTGAGTGCTACGGTGGTCGCTACCGCCACGTCTCATCCCAGCGAGGGTAAGGATGGTCTCCTATCTTCTACGAAGACTCCTACAGGCCGCCTTGGTCATGCTGGTGATGTCGGCGCTCGTGTTTGTCGGCGTATTCGCGATCGGGAATCCTGTCGATATCCTGATCAGCCCGCAAGCGACTGCGATCGAACGCGAGAACGCGATCCGGGCTCTGGGCCTCGATCTGCCGATCTGGCAGCAGTATTTGAGTTTCCTGGGCAATCTGCTGCAAGGCGACGTCGGGCGCTCTTTCGTATTCAATGTATCGGCCTTGAAGCTCATCCTGGAGCGCGTGCCCGCTACGCTGGAACTTGCGCTCGCTTCCACCCTTCTCGCTCTCGCAGCCGGCATTCCGCTCGGGCTCTATGCCGGCCTTGCACCGAAATCGCGGGTCTCGACCTCAATAATGGCAGGTTCCATCCTCGGCTTCTCGCTGCCCAGCTTCTGGGTCGGCATCGTCCTGATCATGCTGTTTTCCGTTCATTTCGGCTGGCTGCCCTCGGGTGGCCGCGGTGAAACGGCATACTGGCTGGGCGCGCGCTGGTCGTTCCTGACCGTCGATGGTCTCGCCCATATGGCCATGCCGGTGCTGAACCTCGCCCTGTTCCAGATCAGCATGGTGATCCGGCTAACGCGGGCCGGGGTGCGCGAGGTGATCCTGTCGGATTACGTGAAGTTCGCTCGGGCAAAAGGGTTGACGGAATCGCGTATCATATTCGTCCACGTCCTGAAGAATATCATGATCCCTGTCATCACGGTTGTGGGGCTTAATCTGGGAACCGTGATAGCTTTCGCTGTCGTGACGGAGACTATTTTCTCCTGGCCGGGGATGGGTAAACTCATCATCGATAGTATAAACGTCCTGGATCGCCCGGTGATCGTGGCATATCTCATGCTCATGGTGCTGATGTTCGTCGTTATAAACCTGCTCGTCGACCTGGCTTACATGGTGCTCGATCCTCGTGTGCGTCTGGAAAGCAGGTGATGGCCGCAACTTTGGACAGTCCGACGCCTGAAATTCACAAGCGCAGGGAGCAGACGCCTTTTCGTCGCTTCGCGTCCGAATTCCTCGCCAGCAGATTGGCGGTATTGGGGCTTTTCGTTTTGAGCGTGGTGGGGCTGATCGCCATATTTGCCCCGTGGCTGGCGCCGCAGAACCCGTACGATCTGGCGCAACTCGATATCCTGGATGGGATGCTGGAGCCCACTACAGTGGGTGGCGGCGGTTACACCTACTGGCTCGGGACCGACGAGCAGGGCCGCGATATGCTGTCGGCAATCATCTATGGTCTGCGGATCAGCCTGTTCGTCGGTGTGGGCTCCGCGATCCTGGCCTTTGCCATTGGAGCCACCCTCGGCCTCGTGGCCGCATATTTCGGCGGCAAGGTCGACGCGGCCATCATGAGATGGGTCGATCTCCAGCTCTCATTTCCCGCGATACTCGTGGCGCTGCTGATATTGTCCCTCCTCGGGCGTGGCGTGCTGAACGTCATGTTGGCGCTGGTGATCGTGGAATGGGCGTATTATGCGCGCACCGCACGGGCCGCAGCCCTCGTCGAACGCGGCCGCGAGTATATCGAGGCGGCCCAGTGTCTGGCTCTGCCGACAAACAGGATCGTATTTCGACATCTGCTGCCGAACTGTCTTCCTCCGCTGATCGTCATCGGAACCATGCAGGTAGCCAGCGCGATTGCGCTCGAGGCGACGCTTTCCTTCCTGGGCCTCGGCGTTCCCGTCACGGAGCCATCGCTCGGGCTGCTTATTTCAAACGGGTATCAGTACATGCTCTCCGGCAACTATTGGATCAGCTTCTATCCGGGCGTCGCGCTGCTCGTCACCATCGTCGCAATCAATCTGGTGGGCGATCACTTGCGTGATATCCTCAACCCTCGTCTCAAGAGCTAGATTCGTGACGGCGCCCATAACTCTCGAGGTGCGGGACCTGAGCACGCATTTCCGTATGTCGGCCGGGACGATCAAGGCCGTCGACGGCGTGTCTCTTTCCGTGCCGCGCGGCAAGGTCCTCGGCCTGGTGGGCGAAAGCGGGTCCGGAAAGACCGTAACGGGCTTTTCCATCATGAGGCTGATAGAAGCGCCGGGTTTCATCGCCGGCGGCAGCATCCTGTTCCAGGGGACCGACCTTGCCCGTATTTCGGACGAGGAGATGCGTCACCTGCGGGGCAATCGCATCGCGATGATCTTCCAAGATCCGATGATGACGCTCAATCCGGTCCTGCGCATCGACACGCAGATGGTGGAGACGATTCGCGCACACGAAAAGACCAGCCGTGAGGAAGCGCTTCGGCGCGCTCGCGACGCCCTGGGGATGGTGGGCATACCCAGCCCCGAAGAACGGCTGAGAGCGTATCCGCATCAGTTTTCCGGGGGTATGCGCCAGCGTGTCGCCATAGCCATAGCCATGCTGCACCGACCGGACCTGATCATCGCGGACGAGCCTACCACTGCTCTCGACGTGACGATCCAGGGGCAGATTCTCGCCGAGGTGCAGAAGTTGACGCGTCAGTTCGGCACCAGCCTGATCTGGATCAGCCATGACCTTTCCGTGGTCGCGGCTCTCGCGGACGAGATCGCCGTGATGTATGCGGGCAGGCTGGTGGAACAGGGAGACGTGAGCGAGGTGCTCGACCGCCCGCTGCACCCGTACGCGAAAGGCCTGATCGACAGCGTGCCGAGCCGCAACAAGCGTGGCGCGCCGCTAAGCCAGATTCAGGGTATGACGCCGTCACTCGCTAGTCTGCCAGTCGGTTGCTCATTTCGTACCCGCTGCCCGCGAGCGGCCGAAATCTGTACGCAGGTTCCACTGACGCGCGAATGGCTGCCTGGCCATACGGCGCGCTGCCATCGCCCTCACCACCCGACGGAGGATCTGGCATGAGCGCGGCTCCCATGGTCGAAATCATAGGCGTTTCCAAACGCTTCTCGAAGGCGCCGAGCCTCGGCAACCGCATCGTCCGACGTTTCGGCGGATCCGAGCCGCGCACGACGGTCCATGCCATCGACGGCGTCGACCTCAAGATCGCCAGAGGGCAGGTTCTCGGGCTGGTGGGAGAGTCCGGTTGCGGAAAATCGACGCTCGGACGGATCGTTGCCGGTATCATGCCCCCTTCCGAGGGAGAAGTGCGCTGGCAGGGCGGCGGCGAGCGCCCTGCCCATGCGGAGGCCCGCAGGGCGAAGCTCGCCATCCAGATGATTTTTCAGGATCCGATGTCGTCGCTCAATCCCCGCATGCGCGTGGCCGACATCGTCGGCGAAGCGCCCCTGGTCCACGGCCTTGTCGCCAGGCGGAACATCGATGCCTATGTCGATGAGCAGCTTGTCCGCGCAGGGCTCGATCCGGCATACAAGAAGCGCTATCCGCATCAGTTCTCGGGCGGACAGCGCCAGAGAATCAGCATTGCCCGGGCGCTGGCCGTGCAGCCGGAATTTCTGGTGTGCGATGAATCGGTTGCGGCGCTCGACGTGTCGATCCAGGCTCAGGTGATCAACCTGTTCATGCAATTGCGTGAAGAGCTCAACCTCACCTATCTATTCATCAGCCACGATCTGGGCGTGGTCGAGCATCTCAGCGATCGCGTCGCGGTCATGTATCTGGGACGGATCATCGAGGAAGCGCCTGTCGAAGAGATTTTCGCGAAGGCCAACCATCCCTATACGCAGTCCCTGCTGGCCGCCGTGCCGAGGGTCGAGAATCGAAAGTCTTCCTTCGCGACCGTGAAGGGGGAAATACCGTCGCCCCTCAACCCGCCGGCCGGCTGCCATTTCCACCCCCGCTGCCCGCATGCCTTCGCACGATGCAGAAGCGAACGCCCGGCCATCAGGCAGATCGCTCCCGATCACTTCAGTGCATGTCATCTCAATGACGGGTCGGTCTGAATTGGTTCGGCTTCAGCGGCCACAACCGTTCGAGTCCGGCTTTGGCAGATCATATCCAATGCCGTCCTAAATGGAGACGGCACGCGCTCAATACAGAACTGTATTGTACAGCGGTTTTCCGCGTGTTATTTCGCTGGAAGGTTCCGGGAGAGAGAAATGATCATTTTCGAGAATGCGCGTGTTTTCAATGGCATTGCGGCTGAACCGATGGAGGGTGCGACCGTCGTCGTCGAGAGCGGCACGATCAAAGAGGTATCGGACCGCCGGTTCGGTGGTTCCGGAGAGCGCATTGATCTCGTCGGCCGCACGCTGATGCCCGGTCTCATCGACCTGCACACGCACCCTTGGATTACCGAACTGAATTTGGGCCGCGTCAGCCGGCAACGAACGGAGTATCTCGCGCTGCATCTGGCCGGGACGCTCCGCGGCAGCCTCGATCGCGGCTTCACGACGCTTCGCGACGCCGGCGGCACCGATCCGAGCTACTGCGCCGCGATAGACAAGGGGTTCATTCCCGCGCCGCGCCTGTTTCCGTCCGGTCGGATGATGTCGCAGACCGGCGGACATACGGACTGGCGGGACGCGAACGAAGCCGACCGGGCCAATGTGAGCGATGATGGCATGTCCCGCTTCACCGCTCTTGTCGACGGGCCCGATGCGATGCGCCGGGCGGTGCGGGAAGAGCTGCGGCGCGGCGCGACCCAGATCAAGCTGATGCTGTCCGGAGGCGTGGCGTCGCCAACCGATCCGCTGGAGCGCGTGCAGTTCTCGGACGAGGAGATCAGGGTCGCGGTGGAGGAGGTGACGAGGCGCGGTACCTATTGCTTCGCGCATTGCCATCCCCTGAACTCGATCCGCAAGGCCCTCGAAATGGGTATCCGAACAATCGAGCATGCGACGTTCATCGATGATGAAACGGCGCGTGACGTGGCCGCTTCACCCGACACCTACGTCGTTCCGACGCTTGCGGTCGTCAGTGTCTTGACCACGGAAGGGCGTGCGCTCGGTCTCCCCGATGCCAGTCTGAAGAAGCTCGAGGGCTTGTACGACGTATCGATGGGCAGCCTCGAGATCATGAAGCGTGCGGGCGTCAAGATGGGCTACGGAACCGATTTGCTCGGCTCCAGCCAGGACCAGCAGCTCCTGGAGTTCGAACTCAGGGCGGACGTTCTCTCCGCGCATGAAATTCTGGTCTCGGCCACGAGCCTGGCGGCTGAAATTCTCGGTCAGGAGGGTCGGCTGGGCGTCGTAGCTCCAGACGCGGTCGCCGACTTGATCGTGGTCGATGGCGATCCGCTCGCAAATGTCAGGATCATGAACCAGGGCGGCCGGAACATTCCGATGGTGATGAAAGCCGGCGAATTCCACCGGCGTCAGAACTGACGCGTTCGCGCGTGCTGCGGATTACGCGACGTCGCTGCTTCGTCGCGGCGGACTTGGAGTGAAACCGAATTTCTTGGAGGCGTCCGATGTTGGCTTTCACCAATGCAAGGATTTTCGACGGCATCAACAACAAGCTCGTCAACGCGAACGTCATCGTTGACGGCGACCGGATCAAGTCGGTCAGCGAAGCGCCGGTAGCGGAAAATGTTGAGGTCATCGATTGCGGTGGCAGGGTGTTGATGCCCGGGCTGATCGATGCCCACATCCACGCCTACTTCTACGACCTCAACGTCAACCGGATGCAGCATCTCCCCGTGACGATGTACGCTCATCATGCCGCAAACATGCTGGGCGACATGCTCGACCGCGGATTCACGAGCGTGCGGGACACGGGCGGCGCCGACTACGGTCTCTGGCTTGCGATCAGGGACGGGCTGATCAAAGCGCCACGGCTCTTTTATTGCGAGAAGGCGCTGAGTCAGACCGGCGGCCATGCCGACATACGGCACCAGCACCATCATCACCCGCATGATGACCATGTCGTCATGTGCGGGTGCTGCTTCGTCAATCCGCTGGGCGTGGTCGTGGACGGCGTCGACGCGGTTCGCAGGGTGGTGCGCGAACAACTCCGCCGCGGCGCGTCCTTCATCAAGTTCTGCGGGTCCGGCGGGGTATCGACGACGTCGGATCCGCTCGACAGCATCCAGTTTTCGGACAGCGAGGTACGTGCCATCGTCGAGGAGGTCGAGAACCACCTCGTCTACTGCACCGCTCACATTCATCCCGACCGCGCCCTGAAGCGGGCGATCAATCTTGGGGTCCACTGCATCGAGCACGGTACGCTGATCGAGCCGGACACGGCGCGCATGGCTGCCGACAAAGGCACCTTCATCGTGCCGACTCTCGCCGTCATCGCGGGACTTTCCGAACACGGGGAGGAGTTCGGCTATCCGCGCGAATCCCTCGACAAGCTCGCACGCGTCAAGGACGAGGCCATCGACCGCCTGCGCCATATGAAGAGCGCCGGCGTGCAACTGGGCTTCGGAACCGACCTGATCGGCGCCATCCAGCCGATGCAGTGCATCGAGTTCGGCCTGCGCTCGTCGGTGTTCTCGAATTTCGAGATCCTGCACCAGGCGACGGGAATGAATGCCAGGATTATCGGCGCGCAAGGTGAAATCGGCCAGATCGTGGAAGGCGCATACGCCGACATTCTGGTCGTGGATGGCAACCCCCTCGAGGACCTGAAACTCATGGAAGACGACGGCGCGCGCATTCCGATCGTGATGAAGGGCGGGAATTTTCACCGCAACAGGCTGGTAGCCGCGTGACAGAAGAAGCGCGTAATAGGCTCTGACCTTCAGGCATCGGAAATCTATCTGTTCAGCGAGCGACGCGATCGAGTTCGAGTTTTCCGGGCCAACTTTCCACCTGCCGCCCATCGCACTGTGCGATTCCACCCCGCATCTCTCCAGGACGGGTCAGATAGTCTGATACCCGCCAACTGAGATCGATCCGTAAGGGAGCATCAAGGGCCGGCTCGCTATCGGCCCTTCGCTTTGATCGCCTCTGTGTCTTTTGACGTTGACGACCGAAGTTCCGCAGGCGACGTTGACCGTTTTCGCTTGGAGGGATGCGAGATGCAGCTTCACAATCGAGGAGTCGAATTGGTGGTTGAGTTGCTGGATGCGGCTGACCACGTTGAGGTGGTGGACCACGCCGAGCTTCGAAAGCTATTGCGCGAGGCCGCCCAGGTGATGGGCGACTTGCTCGCCAGGGATCATCCCGATGAGGTAGCCACTGCGGCGCCCCCGGAATGACAACTGGTAGTCCGGCGTCATCTCCGGAACCCCTGGTGCTGGCCCGCGGTTTTTCTCGAAAGCGGTTCGGACCGCATTCGCGTGAGAAATCCGACACATCCCGGAACATTCTGCCCAGTCGGCGGTTGAGCCGACGGGTCGTCTTGTTCTTCCCACGCCCCAATGCCCGTGAACGGGCGGCCCCCAAATATTATCCCTGCTATGGCCAGTCGTGTTCCCCTCGATGCTGGCCACCTTTTTATCCGGGTCAATCCACCTCCGGCAGCTCCGCGTAAAGTCCTCGACAGTGGAGGCTTCGCGATCACCTTCCATCATCGTGTCGAGTTCGGCATAGGCGTAGACGTCGACCGACTAGTCTTGATTGGGCGCTCTGGTTTCGTCGTAGAGGTCTTCGACAGCCTTCCTTTGCTCAACCCGTTCGGGTGGGGTCAAACGACGCCGTTTCATCAAGGCATAAGCGAGTGCCGCTCCGATGAGCAGGGGGCCGCCGACCAATATGAAAAGCCAAAGGTTGTTCTCGGTCATGGTTCTTCGTCCCTGATGGACAAGGTGAACGCGATCACCGCCAATTTGCTCCACTCCCGCCCTGCTGCCGAAAGGTCGCGAGCCGCCTTTTGCGTTGACACGTGCGGATCGGGAACTAAAGCGCTTAAGCATGTATGACTGGGGGGGGCCGAAATGCCTATACGCTCCAGAGCCACAGGCCTCTTGGATGACGCCGACATGACGGCGCTTGAAAAGGTGCTTGCTGAATTGTCATCCGACAGCGACACGCGAGATGAAGTGGACAACCGGGCCGCTCGGCTGATTGCGCTTTTCCAGTCTGGCAATAGGGAGCCTAGTGAGTTGCTCCGGAGGATGACGTCACAGAAGTGATTCCGACGAGTTCGGAACCTTTCCACGCGCGACACGCCTCCTTGCGACGACCAAGGAGTCGATTATGCCGAGATATCATCGCGACGAACTGGCCAAGCTGGACGATATCGAGGTTCTGCTTTTGACCGCGCGCGACCGTGTGCTTCGCTTCAGAGAGCAGAACGTGCATGAGGAGCCAGCGCCATGCTCAGTGCAAGCCTGCGGCGGGCATCGGCCATGAGCGAGTAAGCGCCTTGCCGGCATGGGCTTCCAAAACGATCGCCCCGAGCGAGGCGTGATCGGGAAATTTCGTGATCAAGGGGCTGGTGTGAAAAGTCATGTCGGTGTATCCAATAACTCAACAATTCTTGAGAAGTTGAGATTTCCATGGACGAGAAACAAGCCCTTTCCGCGTTCGCGGCCCTCTCTCAGGAAACTCGGCTGCGCATCGTGCGCCTGCTGGTGACGGCTGGCCCTGAAGGGATGCCGGCAGGTGCGATCGGGGAAGCGATGGACGGTGCGTCGTCGTCGCGCATGTCCTTCCATCTGAGTCACCTTGAACAATCCGGCTTGGTCGCGTCGCGCCGCGATGGCCGCTCGATCATCTACAGTGCCGCCTATCCGGCGCTGTCCGGCCTGATTGAGTTTCTCATGCGCGACTGCTGCCAGGGGCATCCCGAAGTCTGCACCCCGGCTGTCGCCGCTCTCGCCGCCTGTTGTGTTCCCACCAAGGATAACGCTCATGCCTGACACCACCACGCCCGAACGCATCTTCAATGTCCTGTTCCTCTGCACCGGGAATTCGGCCCGCTCTATCCTGGCCGAAAGCATCCTGAACAAGGATGGCGTGGGCCGCTTCCGCGCCTACTCGGCCGGAAGCCAGCCCAAGGGAGCAATCAATCCGCTCGCCATCACGACTCTGGCG contains:
- a CDS encoding ABC transporter ATP-binding protein, which produces MSAGTIKAVDGVSLSVPRGKVLGLVGESGSGKTVTGFSIMRLIEAPGFIAGGSILFQGTDLARISDEEMRHLRGNRIAMIFQDPMMTLNPVLRIDTQMVETIRAHEKTSREEALRRARDALGMVGIPSPEERLRAYPHQFSGGMRQRVAIAIAMLHRPDLIIADEPTTALDVTIQGQILAEVQKLTRQFGTSLIWISHDLSVVAALADEIAVMYAGRLVEQGDVSEVLDRPLHPYAKGLIDSVPSRNKRGAPLSQIQGMTPSLASLPVGCSFRTRCPRAAEICTQVPLTREWLPGHTARCHRPHHPTEDLA
- a CDS encoding ABC transporter permease, which produces MVSYLLRRLLQAALVMLVMSALVFVGVFAIGNPVDILISPQATAIERENAIRALGLDLPIWQQYLSFLGNLLQGDVGRSFVFNVSALKLILERVPATLELALASTLLALAAGIPLGLYAGLAPKSRVSTSIMAGSILGFSLPSFWVGIVLIMLFSVHFGWLPSGGRGETAYWLGARWSFLTVDGLAHMAMPVLNLALFQISMVIRLTRAGVREVILSDYVKFARAKGLTESRIIFVHVLKNIMIPVITVVGLNLGTVIAFAVVTETIFSWPGMGKLIIDSINVLDRPVIVAYLMLMVLMFVVINLLVDLAYMVLDPRVRLESR
- a CDS encoding ABC transporter substrate-binding protein — protein: MTQWTVSLPQSPIVFLSKRALTHPNNTVMYGRCRLASSKGKDTEMKTLSILAAAVLLAGAASAQSQELVVGSQGDPSLDPHYMYIGTNVAFWRHTYGSLTMHDEEGHAGPSLAESYELIDDHTWEFRLRDDVKLEDGSMLSAADVVYSLNRVKSLPGNPSPYTVRLESITDFEAVDPLTVRITTDTPNPYVPDNLSQVAILPQKATEGKSTGDFTSEGGIGEYGPYRVSSFSPGDRLVLERNEDYWGEQPYWERVTFRIMPNDASRVAALLAGDVDLIDFVPPSDVKRLRENTDITVHDGPSTRMMVLLLNFLDGQVGGITGADGRPIDQNPLRDLRVRQALSKAIDRNALVERIMDGAADAATQIAMPGMEGYDPDREAEVADTQGARALLAEAGYPDGFGISVACSNNRYPNDARVCQAVGQMLARAGLQPKVETQPMSVMMTAMQGDDFAIGMLGLGAQGTRPQTLGHIVHSVDREAGRGGYNFGDYSNPELDKIIDDAVVTLDRDSRDELMRDAVNRTAEEVVVIPLYFQRVLTASRSKLTYTTDPMEETLTWRAKPASE
- a CDS encoding amidohydrolase family protein; the protein is MLAFTNARIFDGINNKLVNANVIVDGDRIKSVSEAPVAENVEVIDCGGRVLMPGLIDAHIHAYFYDLNVNRMQHLPVTMYAHHAANMLGDMLDRGFTSVRDTGGADYGLWLAIRDGLIKAPRLFYCEKALSQTGGHADIRHQHHHHPHDDHVVMCGCCFVNPLGVVVDGVDAVRRVVREQLRRGASFIKFCGSGGVSTTSDPLDSIQFSDSEVRAIVEEVENHLVYCTAHIHPDRALKRAINLGVHCIEHGTLIEPDTARMAADKGTFIVPTLAVIAGLSEHGEEFGYPRESLDKLARVKDEAIDRLRHMKSAGVQLGFGTDLIGAIQPMQCIEFGLRSSVFSNFEILHQATGMNARIIGAQGEIGQIVEGAYADILVVDGNPLEDLKLMEDDGARIPIVMKGGNFHRNRLVAA
- a CDS encoding oligopeptide/dipeptide ABC transporter ATP-binding protein, which gives rise to MSAAPMVEIIGVSKRFSKAPSLGNRIVRRFGGSEPRTTVHAIDGVDLKIARGQVLGLVGESGCGKSTLGRIVAGIMPPSEGEVRWQGGGERPAHAEARRAKLAIQMIFQDPMSSLNPRMRVADIVGEAPLVHGLVARRNIDAYVDEQLVRAGLDPAYKKRYPHQFSGGQRQRISIARALAVQPEFLVCDESVAALDVSIQAQVINLFMQLREELNLTYLFISHDLGVVEHLSDRVAVMYLGRIIEEAPVEEIFAKANHPYTQSLLAAVPRVENRKSSFATVKGEIPSPLNPPAGCHFHPRCPHAFARCRSERPAIRQIAPDHFSACHLNDGSV
- a CDS encoding amidohydrolase family protein, with product MIIFENARVFNGIAAEPMEGATVVVESGTIKEVSDRRFGGSGERIDLVGRTLMPGLIDLHTHPWITELNLGRVSRQRTEYLALHLAGTLRGSLDRGFTTLRDAGGTDPSYCAAIDKGFIPAPRLFPSGRMMSQTGGHTDWRDANEADRANVSDDGMSRFTALVDGPDAMRRAVREELRRGATQIKLMLSGGVASPTDPLERVQFSDEEIRVAVEEVTRRGTYCFAHCHPLNSIRKALEMGIRTIEHATFIDDETARDVAASPDTYVVPTLAVVSVLTTEGRALGLPDASLKKLEGLYDVSMGSLEIMKRAGVKMGYGTDLLGSSQDQQLLEFELRADVLSAHEILVSATSLAAEILGQEGRLGVVAPDAVADLIVVDGDPLANVRIMNQGGRNIPMVMKAGEFHRRQN
- a CDS encoding LPXTG cell wall anchor domain-containing protein, which produces MTENNLWLFILVGGPLLIGAALAYALMKRRRLTPPERVEQRKAVEDLYDETRAPNQD
- a CDS encoding TetR/AcrR family transcriptional regulator — encoded protein: MNKVAAKRMSGGEHRTPERLSRTDWIMAARDALISGGVHAVKVDLISNRLKITRGSFYWHFKSRAELLGALLELWESQNTKPFEEVAQRTDVDAVQKFADMVRIWLDENDFDPAFDAAVRDWARSSPSVTKRIMSIDAFRMSQLEKVFQDMGYEGTEAMVRARVTYYHQIGYYALDVHESKARRRELLPYYLEILMGSRGDLQKALQLL
- a CDS encoding ABC transporter permease, coding for MAATLDSPTPEIHKRREQTPFRRFASEFLASRLAVLGLFVLSVVGLIAIFAPWLAPQNPYDLAQLDILDGMLEPTTVGGGGYTYWLGTDEQGRDMLSAIIYGLRISLFVGVGSAILAFAIGATLGLVAAYFGGKVDAAIMRWVDLQLSFPAILVALLILSLLGRGVLNVMLALVIVEWAYYARTARAAALVERGREYIEAAQCLALPTNRIVFRHLLPNCLPPLIVIGTMQVASAIALEATLSFLGLGVPVTEPSLGLLISNGYQYMLSGNYWISFYPGVALLVTIVAINLVGDHLRDILNPRLKS